A genomic segment from Dendropsophus ebraccatus isolate aDenEbr1 chromosome 7, aDenEbr1.pat, whole genome shotgun sequence encodes:
- the DRD5 gene encoding D(1B) dopamine receptor — protein sequence MSSFLLTILKLLAALVGKVTSPEMVMNRSLSQEVQHRREVVAGQIVTGSLLSLLILWTLFGNILVCTAVMRFRHLRNRVTNIFIVSLAVSDLLVALLVMPWKAVAEVAGHWPFGEFCNIWVAFDIMCSTASILNLCVISVDRYWAISSPFRYERKMTQKVAMLMISAAWTLSVLISFIPVQLNWHRNRKDIPAMNNHTAENCDSSLNRTYAISSSLISFYIPVAIMIVTYTRIYRIAQIQIRRISTLERAAEHAQSCRSNRVDCRNHHNSLKTSIKKETKVLKTLSVIMGVFVCCWLPFFILNCMVPFCDRSSGDPKAGLPCVSETTFDIFVWFGWANSSLNPIIYAFNADFRKVFSSLLGCGHWCSTTPVETVNISNELISYNQDTIFHKDIVTAYVNMIPNVVDCIDDNDETFDRMSQISQNSANMEMATTSMCDLDCDTEISLHKITPSMPNGFH from the exons atgtcttcttttctgctgacaatcctcAAACTTCTAGCAGCTTTAGTTGGTAAAGTCACA TCTCCAGAGATGGTAATGAATAGGAGCCTTTCCCAAGAAGTGCAGCACAGAAGGGAAGTGGTGGCAGGACAGATAGTCACAGGGAGTCTTCTGTCCCTTCTCATCTTGTGGACCCTTTTCGGTAACATCTTGGTATGTACAGCTGTCATGAGATTCAGACACTTACGTAACAGAGTCACCAACATTTTCATTGTGTCTTTAGCTGTCTCTGACCTCCTGGTAGCCCTCTTGGTCATGCCTTGGAAAGCTGTGGCAGAGGTTGCAGGTCACTGGCCATTTGGGGAGTTCTGCAATATCTGGGTGGCTTTTGACATCATGTGCTCCACAGCCTCCATCCTTAACCTGTGTGTTATAAGTGTGGACAGGTATTGGGCAATCTCCAGCCCCTTCAGATATGAGAGGAAGATGACCCAGAAGGTGGCAATGCTGATGATCAGTGCTGCATGGACTTTATCTGTCCTGATCTCCTTCATACCAGTCCAGCTAAACTGGCACAGGAATAGGAAGGATATCCCAGCAATGAATAACCACACTGCAGAGAACTGTGATTCTAGCCTGAATAGGACGTATGCAATCTCTTCCTCCCTGATCAGTTTTTATATACCTGTAGCTATCATGATTGTCACCTACACCAGGATCTATAGGATCGCCCAGATCCAGATCAGGAGGATATCCACCTTGGAAAGAGCAGCTGAACATGCCCAAAGCTGCAGGAGCAACCGTGTAGACTGCAGAAACCACCACAATAGCCTGAAAACTTCCATCAAAAAGGAGACAAAAGTTTTAAAAACTCTCTCAGTCATCATGGGGGTGTTTGTGTGCTGCTGGTTACCATTCTTTATCCTAAACTGTATGGTCCCATTCTGTGACAGGTCTTCTGGAGACCCCAAAGCTGGACTGCCATGTGTCAGTGAGACCACCTTTGACATTTTTGTCTGGTTTGGCTGGGCTAACTCTTCATTGAATCCCATCATCTATGCTTTCAATGCAGATTTCCGCAAGGTCTTCTCCAGTCTCTTGGGATGTGGTCATTGGTGTTCTACCACCCCTGTTGAAACCGTCAACATCAGCAATGAACTCATATCCTACAACCAAGATACCATATTCCACAAGGATATCGTGACTGCCTATGTCAACATGATACCCAACGTGGTGGATTGTATAGATGACAATGATGAGACTTTTGACCGCATGTCTCAGATCTCCCAAAACTCTGCCAACATGGAGATGGCCACCACTTCAATGTGCGACCTGGACTGTGACACAGAGATTTCACTCCATAAGATTACCCCTTCCATGCCAAATGGGTTCCATTAA